In Chaetodon trifascialis isolate fChaTrf1 chromosome 8, fChaTrf1.hap1, whole genome shotgun sequence, the DNA window CCCCCCATAGGCTGAGCTCTGAGTCTGCTGGCCCTGAGAACCACTGGTGCCCCAGGCTGAGAAGGCCGGGTTCTCTGGGAAAAAGTTAAACCTGTGGGGatagatgctgctgctgagcccCCCCGGCTGCCCGAACACCGTGTCGTGCATGAAGTGATGGTCCCCATTGCTGAGGGGGGCATAGGGTGTCAGGTAGGGAATCGGTGGGTCACCTCCTGTAGACCAAGGAGCCTCACTGAGAGGGTAAGGAAACCCAATGGAGGGGGCATAGTAGCTGGACAGGTAAGGGTCTGTCATGGATTGATAGCTGTTATTctacaaagagaaacagaattAAGCTTGTTAAGGCAACAAGATGCTGAGATAatcaagtgaaaataaaaaaatttgagCGTCACAGTACCTGATTAGACTGGCTGGTGAGATAAGGCTCAAAGTCATTGTCATGGACTGTATCCTTCTGGTGGAGGGAGCCATTCTGCACTGAAACTGGAAAGGCTGCAAGAAAACCAAACCCATGTCAGAGCCGGAGCGAGTAACCATGATGGACTGTGAAGCCTAAAACACGTGCATTGTAGTAAGAGAGCAGCGAGCAGCCGGTCACAGTCGAACTGAAGTTACAGTCAGAGAACTAAAAAAACAATGGATATGCATGATGTTTGGTGTTGTATACTGATTTAAAATAGATCatcctgtctgctgcagagcagTGGTCTGCTGGATACATGCAACCTTTGCAGGCGTCGACCTGAAATGTGCATGGTGTTTTCCATTGATAAGCTGTTTGCCTTCACAGTGATGCATGTCCATGACTGCACACAGCTACGAAGAGACATGTGGATCAAAATACGTAAGGATGCACAGACGATATTTAATGCTCTGCAGACATCGCTGGAGTCTCTCTGTTGACAATATGGCTACGATACGTGAGATATCAGGTGACAGGTAAGTGTTATATGAAGTGCTGAACTGGATTAACATCTTTACAGCCACATCTGGAAGATCGGGAGACGTTGTCTCTCTTACCTTTGCTCGCATCTTGTCCTTTCGATGTCTTCGTGGTCACAATAAAAGGAGGGATGCATGTGgaaggagacacagagaaagctGCCATGGGTCTCCAGTGTTATTCAAAGCATCACACATTATCCTAGCTGCACACTGACATGCTTAGACGTCTCAGAGAAGCTGACAAGacacataataaataaaaaaataaataaagcgcTGGGCGCGTGTGTCGTGCCAGCATTTACCAGTCAGATACAAACTGGAAGCTGTGGTCCAGGCCTTTGGTTACCAGCAGTGGACCAGTTTTCTAGCTAACCCCCCTCTCTGCTGGCTAACTAGCTGGCAAACGGTGGCATCGTCTTCAGAGTGGGACGCGCACACCGCACATCTCGCCTCTCTGTTGAAATAAAAACCTGGAAAGCGTACCTTCGCTGCTTACCTGAGGGTCAATACTAGCGGCAGACATCATTCATCCACCAGGTGTTGTGTTAAGACTGAAGCCCTGACCAGACGTGCAGTGTTCGAGCCGCACAAACTCCGCTGTGTGGAGAGGCTAATAGCTGGAGGAGCTGTTAGTTTGCTAACAGTTGCTCACAGTTAGCAGCGGCCGTTAGCCGGTGGCTCTGCTCGGCGCGGACACTTCGCTCGTCGTAGCCCTGCTGCCGCTCCGCACCGTCCTGTCGACATTAATCCAGCGGGGCTTCAATCCGCTCCGACCCCCTCACCGTGAAATCAAAATCCAACCAGCCTTGGTGGCCCTGCTCACTTGCCCCAATGGCAGCTTCATCCGGGGTCTGCGAGGCGGAAATGACGTCGGTGACGTTGAGGACGCGTCCGCGGCTACCTAGCAGCGGTAGCAGATTTGTCCCGTAGCGATCGTGTTACATTTACGGAATAAAAAGCAAATTTTTCTCATTAATGAAGCTTTAATTAAGCTCCTAAGGTCATAAAACTGTGACAAAGCAGTGTATTTGTTTCTGAGGAAGACGCATGATCAGAAATAATATTaaggagcaggaaaaaaaacagcatttgttcGTCTTGTAAATGTTTAACAATAAAGAGATGTGCGCAACACCTTAAGACAAGCTGATGGTGGACGTGCTTTATTTCATCATACAGGTCACAAGGTGgtcactttttctctctcaaatgACATAAtaatttacacattttacaaaCCGCACTTTTGTACTTGAGTGCTTAACAAtgaagtggacacacacacacacatgaagtggacacacacacacacacacacatacacacacacacacacacacacacacacacacacacacacacacacacacacacacacacacacagaggtagaTTAGCATTTGAGGTCTGAGTGAACTCCCCTCTTGGTATTTGGGTCCAGTGAGGTTCAGCATCTATTACAGATGTTTTTATTATCAATCAGGCTGAAGTGATGACAGTTgtttcctcttctgctccttctcAGGTGTTTGTGGTTATTTATAATCTAAGCAAAATATACAGAGAAATACTTATGAGGTGTTGGATAGATGGAAAATTATTTAGATAGAATGGGTGCAAAACCTACCCACAGGTCTTTCACTAGAAGAGCAACTGAGAGGGTTTGGATGGATGATGGAATTCCCCCATGAAATTAACTAAAATAAGAAAGAGCAACGTAAATAAATGATAGAGAGCAAATCAAGCTcagtgcaaacaaaaacaaaacagaatggaATGAGCATTTCTGTAGATAAAACGCTTTGAAATGTCTTGATGGATAATGTGTGTGGAATAAATAACATCTGTGGTTTCAGTCCCTGATCGGGAGAATACTCACAGCTGTCTTCTTCATCTGAGGCAGTGCTGACGGTGTAGCAGGCATAAACAAATCCCAGGAGCTACAGAAATTCACAccaaaatgtgtaaatgtgtatgttttcaAAGCACATTACTCATCCCGAAGTATACTTTAAACTTTTTCCTGACAGTGATTTTAACGTTTTAACGCCACAGTAGGAAAAACTCAGGTGTAAATAAGAAAATTATGGAATTAGATTTAGCTGCTTTGTTAATATTAATCGTAATACCTGTGCTTTTTTCTACCGTGACAAGACTTTTAAGATTTTCTAGATTGTTATTTAGATgttcatttacatgcagcacacagagaggctTCTCGAGAATCTCACTCGCTCTCTAAACATAGATTTGTGTCACTGGCACAAACTGGAGGATCCAGTGTCATTAAATTTAAAGATAACAACAGAGACTAGAGGCCAGGCTGAGAGGCTCAGTGACACACTATTAGAGATCGCTGTGATAATGTCGTGCCTCTTTCCCAATTTACAGACTCTGTTGCCGGGCAACAGttcattcctgtgtgtgcagatgcatatttattgatattaaaacaattttAAATGCTCTGCAATTGAGCTTTAAAAAGCATCACTGAGTAATTCTGTTATATTCACTTGAAGAGCGAACTAATGTGATGATTCATCCGCATTTGCACCAGTTAATCATCACAGTGTTTGTTCTTAATCAGTGCCTTGTTAtcatccccccacccccagtcTGACATGTAAATATGGAAGTTCTTGATacttcttgtgttttctttatccTAGTATTGGTTTGTTTAGCACTTGTACTGTATCAGCACTGAGGTTTAAGAGAAACAGCGTTTCAGTCCTCTATATGTCCTGTACATAACTGTGCATGTGgcaaaacagacaataaaacaggcTTTGAGTGAGCCACATCATATCACTCACAATAAGATGACGataatcatttttaatatgataaaaaataaacttgtaTCATATCCTGCTAATGATGTGTGACAAAGACTCACCGACAGGAGCAGCTGGACGATGCAGTGCAGGATCTCTATGTACTGGTACTCCAGCCAGCAGCCCAGCACTGTGGTCAGCGCCGGGTTTTGCTGCTTGTGCCACCCAGCAGAGGGAGGGCCGTCACTGTCACACCCCGGCCCGTTGTCCTTCCACCACGAGCGGTGTGACGACACTCCCAGGGAGAGTATGTCACTGTCCTGCAGGGACGGACAGGCGGAGAAGCTTTATGACACTGTGTGCAGTGGACAGCTAAAAGAGATGGGAGGGAAATCTGAgctgctgatcagctgatccctGTGATATGGTTCAGTGTGAGcctggcttcctgtctgtgtccacTACAAagcattattttcattattgatcagatttttccatttcatttacTTCTATTTGGAGGGAAAACCTCAATGAAACACATAACCAGGTGTGATTCAGttttaaaacataaacataagagcatcaagacaaacacaaaaacaaaggatCTTAAACCACACTAATTATTAAAAACAGgcttcagtttgtttctgatGTTGTTGCTTATTCTCTCAAGCCACGCAGAGTTATGTCTTGGCAAAACAATGCACAGTGAAAAAAGGGAGAACATCATTATGTAATTGATAAAACAGATTAATACCATTAAGAGGTGTTTAATGACAGAGGATTACTGCTTTGCTGCAAAATGGTGAGTccagagagaaagataaaaagataaTTCTTCAAAGCGCCGTTGTAGAGTCAAGCTATTGCCAGTAAAAATCCAAACTGGAAGACTACAAAAAGCTTAAAAGCATAACTGCACGAAATTTGTataaagtgggaaaaaaaaagactaatgcCCATAAGAAGTTCTCAGATCACAAATACGTTTTAAAACTACTCCCTCAGGCTGATCATCAGtcaaagaaatatttaaattacCAACTAATGATGaaaaaactttgtatttgaagcCAAAACCAGCaaatgctttgtgtttttaacttgATGAATGAGAATCAATCAACTTAGATCGTTTGAACTGATGTATTTTCTAAATAATCAGTTAAAAATTTCTGCTAAAACCAATACTACCATCAGTTTTGTACTATTGCCACCACTTTGACCACTACCACTAATACTAATCAATTGTGCCATCATTATCAATAAGGACCAAAACAAAAGGCACTTCcacatgttttcctctgcagagaggagacataAACCAGCTACTGTCCCTTCATGAAACTAAATATGTTGTGACTgagaacagaaacacactgtaaacacagcgTGTAATCATGTGACTGAGGGCAGGTCCTGAGACGTGGAGAGCTGAACACTGTGTTTAGGAGCTGGAGCTGCGTGAGTCTCTAATTATCTGACACTTACATGACCATTAGCCTCACCTTTGAAAGGCCTCCCAAATCCAAGTAGAGACAGCAAACAAAGACATTCCAGCCGACCCACAGCAGCGTCCACAGCAGGTActgaggaaacaaaaacacgaCAGAGGAGGTGAGCAAAACTCAGTTCTTCAGCCCAGCGCAGCGCAGGCCTCCTCTTTTTCCAACAAATGTCCTAATTCTGATGTGACACAAGCAAAATGCTTGTGAGATGAtaaaagagggaagaaagaaagaaattaatgATGTTACACAAAATTGTGGATGTTTTTctaaatttagcttttttttcttctgaaataCTGGATACTATCACTGCCTCAGCCCTCCAGAAATGCTTCAAATGAATGATAAGAGCGGTGACAGTGATGGTCGATCTCCCCTTCAGTTATGTAGAACAACTCAGCTCTCACATTGTCAATGTCATACacatgctttcacacacacacacacacacacacacacacacacacacacacacacacacacacacacacacacacacacacacacacgtctcatATATCTGATCAATAAACTTCCACTTTAATCTGCATATCGCAGcagttgtttttactttcattactgcatgtttctttccttttctgggTTCAAGCCCCAGAAGCCCAGAATCTTAGTGTGTTTGGGCCaatttcttcttattattatttttctgctgcagcagctcaaatTACTGTGAGCTGGAATGATCTAGAAATATGAAACTCGGTCACATAACTGGAAATGATGTGCAAGTGCTTCCCAAGAAATATGAGTCCAGTCAGCCAGATGGTGGCGCTGTGATTAAAGCCCAAACATTTTGAAAAGGCCACGCTCGTCGCTGCTTGCAGATTTAattttttcctgttcttctgACTGTATTCATCCATGTCCTCCTTAAATGTACCATATGTCACACTTTTGTCGAAACAAAAGGGAAATGCACGTATTCACTTTTTAGtagagagtttgatgagaagattgataccactctcttGTCAGTACACTAAATATGATGCAGCCAGGggacggttagcttagcttagcataaagactggaaacagggggaaacaggtagcctggctctgtccaaatgcAACAAAATCAGCCTCCTCTGACCTCTAAAGCGTAAAAATGTGgatttgtctgttgttttttacGGGTggttatgtgccagactatGCTTAATTATTTTAGCTTTAACTTTCTGGAGTCCTCGCTGAGCTCTGATTAAACAGACAAGATAAAACTAATGAGTAGTTGAAGTTTTTagttggtggattttgttaccacTTGACTTGTTGACCTGTTCCCTGTCtttaggctaagctaagctaaccagctcgCACTCAAATTAGTGTATTTCCTAAACTATTAAACTACTCCAAAAAAGGCTGGGAACCACTGGTATAAACCAACATGTAGCGTTTAGTGCTTTAacatgaattttttttaaatctcagcAGAAAATCAGACAGTTCCCTCACCATGATAACATAGCACGACCTGTACTGAGTGACACCAAACAGGCCCAGGATGACCACGATGATGTGGAAGAAGTTGATCATGATTGGAGCCCACTGGTAGCCGAGGAAGTCAAACACCTgcctctccagtgctgttaccTGGGGGGTCAACGGGAGCAGAAACAGAGTTAGAGACCCTTATGATGGCTCATAAAAGAGATTCACTTCGGCCTGTCTCAGGTGTGGCGGTGTTGCTCTGGCTTGTTAGACGCTGATCTCTTGCTCATGCGTCCATCAAGGTTGTGTTCCCGTTTCATTCTTAAAAGTTGTCAAGGCAACTGAGCCATGGGGGacaaagcatgctgggaaaagACAGACCAGGCTGTGGTGCTGTGTCCTCTGAGGTCGGTGCCCCAGTCACTCATGAAGGGGGGGCAGGGTGggaaacacagagcaggaggacaaaGTGGGTGCAGCCCTTCATTGTGGTGGCTGTAGCGGTGGGCGGTCACAGCTTTTCATGGACCCTCCAACATACAACACGCTAATAATTAACACAGATCACAAAAAATATCAGTTTGATTGAGCTGCAGCCAGGAATTACACCCAATGTTGATTAATCTGCATTATTTAGTGTAGAAAATATCAGAAAGTTGTTAAAAATGCCTGAAATAATTTAGATGAGCCgtcttcagattgcttgttttgtttcgtcaacagtccaaaacaaagACACTCAGTTTACTTTGAcataacacaaagaaaaaatactaaaactaacatttgaaaagctgacACCAGTGAGTTTTTCTCCCCTGAGTAATCAGCTAATCAATAAAAGGACTAATCAGCTCTAATTTTCAACTTTATTTCACTTTAGTTTGCAGTTTATGTAGAAATCTGAGCTAATAATGACAATGTGAATGGAAGGTCATCAGTCACCACAGAGAATAACATGTTTACCTGCATTCAAGCTGGTTTGGGTGACTTAAAATATTGCAGCCTTTAGTTTAAATGGAAGATTTTATATAGTCAGAAACAATATAAAAAATGAGGCTTCACAGCATCAACAGATTAACTTTCCTTTGCAATAATTAAGTCTTAGCAGGGATTTAATGCACTGAAAACGCAGCTCTTATTCGCGGTTCTTACAGTTTTCGTGTGAGCGGcagctgaacagacagacagctgtccTGATGTTTAAGCAGATGTGTTTATGTCGAAGCATCAtatgagggagagaaaaacatcTCACCAACTGCAGACAGCACAGGAGGATCAGCATGCATcgtgcagagcagcagcccatcctgttctcctctctgctcctgctgctctgatgatGAAGACGTGGGTAACAGCAGCGAAGAGACTGGATTTGAAAATTGCTCAAACACCAGGGACAAACCTGCGAAGCTTTAGGTCCATAGCCAGCACGGAGCACTTCATCTCCTGAGGAAAACAGGCAGGCTGTCCCTGTGTGGAAACTACAGAGAAGGGGGAGGGTAGCTGTATGAGAGGCGTTCAATGCCACAGGCAGCAGGAGAGGGGAAACCCTGAAGGACGCTCAGGATGCTGTGaggttttttaaaaatagaaatcCAAACTTATAAATACAGCCTGTGATTTACGGTGTTATACTGTTGTATGAATTAGGTACCAATGCAATACTTTCAGTACTGGTATTTCAGGTGCAGAAGAAGAACTGAAGTCTGTGGGGAGCAAGTGAGTGACTGCTGAACTGGAGAATTAGTGCCACCAACTGCTCTCAATACATTCAACTCATGATAACAACAGTGGAAAGAAATGGacattaatttacattttcttctctttttctggaAATTTGATTAAAATTTGGGTCACACTTCACCATACAAGCCTCGATTTACAGGGTAATGTCACCGTAGGAATCAGCTACTGAGGGTGAAAAGAGAAGATGTGATGAAAAGAGCACAAACCAAACTTGACTCAGTGCAAAACCACgtggaaaacatgatggaaatacgACATTTTAGTCTCCTCATCGCTGTTTGATTTTTCTTCATTCACAAATAGGTCAAATCATTCATGCAGCAACTAACATCAGAATTTATTTGCTCAGTCGTATGttgtcacatttttatttttaatgaagggcaattttccacctcagccaagtgCAACACTCTTGGGTTTGTTTGACTCATCCATCCACCACGTGGATTTTTTTGCTCTATATACCACCTCACccgacttcctcctttgctcccgtcaCAAGAGGTCGTCGCCTAACAATAAACGTAAATATGGCTCCGTGCACAAATAACCTctatgtctgttttttcctcacGGGAAAAACAGACATAACAGACAGGTTTCCCACTTTCCCTCAAGCTGTTAAGTTCACTGAGGCTATTTGAGTAGTTTTGCATGGCTCATGGCTCACTGATTGAAAATTAAGCAATGAGTCAATCAAAAGAAAATTCACCTTCAGCAATTCTTTTAACCAATCAGTTCTTTCAGTTCAAACAGTCTCACTTCTTAATTAtgaggatttcctgcttttctctcctttaaATCATTGTAGGATGGTCAGAGTAAGAAGTGGGACTTTTACAGTGGTCTCTTGTGTCAGACCCTGATGCTTTGTTGACCCAATGCTCCAACCAGACCTCCTCTTTCTGTGGACTTTCTGACTCAAAAACGTCACACTGCTTCCTCTTCTGCACCTGAAAAAAGCCCTTCAGAAACCTCCCTCATATAATTCCTGTTTCTCCCCCGCTGTGGCATGAATTGACCCTCATACAGCAACACAATCTCCTGCGCCCTGATAGGTGGTTGCTTCCCTGCAATGCTCGAAAGTCGCCAGTAGGTGGTGGTAGAGTGGTGGAGGTGCAAGCTTCAAAGGTGTGCGAGAGTGGCAAGGTTCAAACAAGCTAAAGAATCAGACATTACTGCCCCACTTTCACATGTTTCACACATTTACACCATGTTGTGCATGAATAAGACAACCTGACAGAAAAAATGGcaacaacatttcttcattCACCTGCATCTGGAACAACTTTCATTAAAGAGGAAAAGGCAAACATGTAAGAAGGGGTCACGCTGGGTTATTTGGAGCTGGAGCTCTTTTTATTGATTCACTGCAATTCCATAAAAACTGTGATATTTAATCAATAAAGGCTGTTTGACctgctgttgtgctgcttcTTTGAACTCTCAGCAGGTTTTCAGGGCTCAGTCAGACTCTCAGTCAGTATATCAACTGTAcatattcatttaaaatatgCAATAATTTCAACAGGTCACGTTCACTCCATGATTCCCTTTGCAAAAGAAAGAGCTGACACTGTAATTTAGACCCTGAGTGTCCAAGCTGCAGCATCCAAATGGTCCTTATCAGCCTCTGAAATGAACCAGAGCCTCGTGCACCTTCAACTGGGACTGACAGACCCTCCTGAACCGGACTCAGTCCGCTCTACACGCGCACTTCCCCGTCCGTCCGAGGGACGGCGCTAGAATCAAAAGGCAAACTCAAAATTGGGGGGTCTCCAGCTCTGCCCGTGTCACATGGAAGCACAGTAGCTGAGCCGAGGGGATGCGAGTACAGATGGAGGGGGCTTGAGGGACTGTGGAGGAGAAACCTGGCACTCGGAGATCACATTGGAGAtacagcggcggcggcggcggcggcagcagcggcaGAGAGGCAGGTCAGACGCTTCCCAGCCTCTCTTTCTGGCTGGGGGGGCAGAGGAGCGCGGACAGGGCGCACAAGGGGGTCAGCGGGCGCACGGAGGATGTCACATGCAATATGCTGCATTCGTGTTTTCTGAAGCCCAAGAAAGCCAAGTTGTCGCCTTTGATCGATTATGCTCGCGGGGAGCGTCCGGTCCGTGTGGAAGCAGAAGGAAGCGACCAGGGTTGACGCTGCGCCTCCCAAAATCTCCGAGCCGAGTGAGTACGGGGATGCTATAGCGCAATGCTCTGTGCCTGTGGCTATGTGACAggctggatggagggaggggaggcggTGGTGAGGGAGGGGGGTCATTCATATATGCCTATAGATTCAGCTCGATAAGGTGCACACGCAGCTGGAACGCAGCATCTTTTATTCCTCCAGGAAACGCAAGccagtgtgttttcctttgtgctgGCCCTGCCTTCGCTTCATTTGCACTGGTCATGcatttaacacacagacacgtgtGCAACCCACCTCAGCGCTACTGCATCGCCTTTTGTGATTTAAGCCCCAAATGAGCCGATTGATCAGAGAACTTCACTGTGATTTGACGAGAGGAATGCGCAGGGAGTCCCCAATCGCGCGTTTTTTCCGCGCAGCATCCCTGCCGACTGTGAAGCATAAAGATAATTAACGTTAGACCCTCCGTTAACAtttgcaccccccccccccccccccccgcctcccttcccttccctcaCTCATAAATAGGGGGGGTGTGGGGAACTGGCTTTGTCGTGTAAGTTGCCAGCTGACCTCAGGGACGCAACATCCTTTACCATCCTCACTTTGATCTGGAAATGAATCGGAAACGCTTTGATGAttagagaagaaaaggaggaggaagaaaaaatgaGTGGCGCTACAGGCTTAATGAAACAAACCCGTGATAACAGCACACTGCATCAGCCTGAAATTCTTCTCTGACCGCCCGTAGCCTCCACCTGCACgggcattttattttttttaaaccctcAAACGCGGGTTCACACCCTGCGCGCTCCTCCTGCCTCCGCCGGCGTCGTTTCGGTCCCGGTGTGTAACCTGTTGTCAGCATCACTGCAGTTTGAGGTGTCGGAGCCCAGAGGCGCGGCGAGCCGAACCGTCACCCAGCGTGTGATTGATGCCTGCTGAGTGGGTGCCATCATGAGCCACATGCATCCAACCTCCCctgacacacacgcgcgcgcgcgcgcgcgcacgcacagAGCAGCCCTTCATGGAGGATTCTACTAAACAGATCCACAGTGTGAAAACATGATGGTTTCAACTTTAAGCATCTCTCCTGCTCAGCCTGTTTCAAGGtccctcactctgtcacagCTGCTGGAAAGGATGCGAGTAACGTGATCACAAGGCATCATAATTATTCTTTCATTTGCTCTGAATAATGTCAGGCGGTGTTTGTTTCCGAGGCAGCGTTGCACAGATAAAGACCGAGCCTCAGCTTTCTTCCTCACAGGGGCATGGTTAATCGTTGTTGCAAGCAAACATTTGACCTAATTCACATTCTCACACAAtagcagcctcctctctccctctctctccccccatctctctccctcacacacacacacacacagacacacacacacacacacacacacacacacacacacacacacacacacacacattgctgttATTTGTGTCACACAGAGGGTGAGGTTTCTGCTCCATATGAACTCCCAGGTGGTTTATCAAAACCTGAGCAGATTCGGCAGAGAGGCCGCTGCCGGCTGGCTGGCAGGGCTTGTTGAAAGGAGCTCCAGGATTATTAATAATGGACACACATGTAAATGCACTGCATGTTCCTAGAAAATTAAAAGCCTACTGGTATTTATTGCAACACTGTAGGGCTAAATGTGCCCCGAAAAAAGGCGTTTTTAGGAGGATTACACTGTA includes these proteins:
- the nkain5 gene encoding sodium/potassium-transporting ATPase subunit beta-1-interacting protein 3 isoform X1, yielding MGCCSARCMLILLCCLQLVTALERQVFDFLGYQWAPIMINFFHIIVVILGLFGVTQYRSCYVIMYLLWTLLWVGWNVFVCCLYLDLGGLSKDSDILSLGVSSHRSWWKDNGPGCDSDGPPSAGWHKQQNPALTTVLGCWLEYQYIEILHCIVQLLLSLLGFVYACYTVSTASDEEDSYYK
- the nkain5 gene encoding sodium/potassium-transporting ATPase subunit beta-1-interacting protein 3 isoform X2, which translates into the protein MGCCSARCMLILLCCLQLVTALERQVFDFLGYQWAPIMINFFHIIVVILGLFGVTQYRSCYVIMYLLWTLLWVGWNVFVCCLYLDLGGLSKDSDILSLGVSSHRSWWKDNGPGCDSDGPPSAGWHKQQNPALTTVLGCWLEYQYIEILHCIVQLLLSLLGFVYACYTVSTASDEEDSFNFMGEFHHPSKPSQLLF